One genomic window of Coregonus clupeaformis isolate EN_2021a chromosome 12, ASM2061545v1, whole genome shotgun sequence includes the following:
- the ippk gene encoding inositol-pentakisphosphate 2-kinase isoform X1, with protein sequence MELDKMDENDWKYHGEGNKSLVVSNVQHARVLRLLKYSTEDAENSHKTTEQAFRHIQNIVDYSLNVMKPLLGEKFVHDGEAVKLPLDFVRQLSLKVQQERPESRCDKVMDTFSGCALCLPNLTQLSCCCSREHRPPLCIEIKPKCGFLPSSRHVTKEIKSKVCRFCMHQHFKLANGKWKRLSRYCPLDLFSGNKQRMCLAIKHLIEEPQNNFKIFKGGECIYSCKDDADVLQDLDDLAQHLRPYFLPSGSLINGHQSSKVVLNELIQVIVSALLSSWEPRKAQLSEGRVRCEASLLHRDLLRNSPGNHCLPKDCVLDKILGTQMLDSLDIEGLNPLFKRVEQHLQDFPKERSSLQIDGPYSQSFLEKVQNCPTEDDGSVEYAVGKVHQYRVAMTAKDCSIMITIATCGEDDGLDQSLEIQPTKPRFTYSVSILDLDPKPYESIPHQSRLDSRIVSHYLRSPLPNNQELANQSLFLGRDRDGEDCTLVFHPV encoded by the exons ATGGAACTGGACAAAATGGACGAGAACGACTGGAAATACCACGGAGAGGGCAACAAAAGCCTAGTGGTTTCTAATGTCCAG CACGCCAGAGTCCTTCGGCTCCTGAAGTATTCTACAGAAGATGCCGAAAACTCGCATAAG ACAACAGAACAAGCTTTCCGACACATACAGAACATAGTTGACTATAGTCTAAATGTCATGAAGCCACTGCTGGGGGAGAAATTTGTCCACGACGGA GAGGCTGTGAAGCTCCCGTTAGACTTTGTCCGACAGCTGTCGTTGAAGGTCCAGCAGGAAAGGCCAG AGTCTCGCTGTGATAAAGTGATGGATACGTTTAGTGGATGTGCCTTGTGTCTGCCGAACCTCACCCAGCTCTCCTGTTGCTGCAGCAGAGAACACAGACCTCCTCTCTGTATAGAGATTAAG CCCAAATGTGGGTTTCTCCCGTCCTCCAGACACGTTACGAAGGAAATTAAAAGCAAGGTGTGCCGGTTCTGTATGCATCAACATTTTAAG TTAGCCAATGGAAAGTGGAAACGGCTGAGCCGGTACTGTCCCTTGGACCTGTTCTCAGG GAACAAACAGAGAATGTGCCTAGCCATCAAGCACTTGATAGAGGAACCTCAAAACAACTTTAAAATCTTCAAG ggTGGAGAGTGTATCTACAGCTGTAAGGATGATGCAGACGTGTTACAGGACCTAGATGACTTGGCTCAGCATCTACGGCCGTACTTCCTTCCTAGTGGCAGCCTTATCAACGGACACCAGTCCAGTAAG GTGGTTCTGAACGAGTTGATCCAGGTGATCGTGAGCGCCCTGTTGAGCTCCTGGGAGCCCAGGAAGGCGCAACTGTCTGAGGGCAGAGTGAGGTGTGAGGCCAGCCTCCTGCACCGGGACCTGCTacgcaaca GTCCAGGTAACCACTGCCTACCCAAAGATTGTGTCCTGGACAAAATCCTGGGAACTCAGATGCTGGATAGCTTAGACATCGAGGGGTTAAACCCCCTGTTCAAACGAGTAGAGCAGCATCTACAGGACTTTCCCAAAGAGAG AAGCAGTCTTCAGATAGACGGGCCGTACAGCCAGAGCTTCCTGGAGAAGGTCCAGAACTGTCCAACCGAAGACGACGGCTCTGTCGAGTACGCCGTCGGAAAG GTCCACCAGTACAGAGTTGCCATGACAGCCAAGGACTGCTCTATCATGATCACCATAGCAACCTGCGGGGAGGACGACGG GTTGGACCAGAGCCTGGAGATCCAGCCTACCAAACCTCGCTTCACCTACTCCGTGTCCATCCTAGACTTGGACCCTAAACCCTACGAGAGCATCCCTCACCAGAGCAGACTGGACTCCAGGATAGTTAGCCACTACCTGAGGAGCCCCCTGCCCAACAACCAGGAACTAGCCAATCAGAGCCTCTTCCTGGGCCGGGACAGAGACGGAGAGGACTGTACTCTGGTGTTCCATCCTGTATAA
- the si:dkey-42i9.4 gene encoding protein BTG1 isoform X1 yields MKTEVSTAANFISRLLKTTGLLSQEQLQHFSHSLEKSLGDHYKHHWFPNAPCRGSAYRCIRINENHKMDPVIGEAAGTIGLTREQLFSLLPSELTMWVDPYEVSYRIGEDGSICVLYESEPSSSSSSSTASNQSQGDSNNRAGSCKGELRVGMGRSKKPKSFTMIRISSS; encoded by the exons ATGAAAACTGAAGTATCCACTGCAGCGAATTTCATCTCCAGATTACTGAAAACAACTGGACTGCTATCCCAGGAGCAACTTCAGCATTTCAGCCATTCCCTCGAAAAATCTCTGGGAG ATCACTACAAGCACCACTGGTTCCCTAACGCTCCCTGCCGGGGCTCAGCTTACAGATGCATCAGAATCAATGAGAACCACAAGATGGACCCGGTGATCGGGGAGGCCGCCGGCACCATTGGACTGACCAGAGAACAGCTCTTCTCCCTTCTGCCCAGCGAGCTCACCATGTGGGTGGACCCGTACGAGGTGTCGTACAGGATCGGAGAGGACGGCTCCATCTGCGTCCTCTATGAATCTgagccatcatcatcatcatcatcatctacaGCCTCTAACCAGAGCCAAGGGGACAGCAACAACAGAGCAGGCAGTTGCAAAGGTGAACTGAGAGTGGGGATGGGGAGGTCCAAAAAGCCCAAGTCCTTCACCATGATAAGGATCTCCAGTAGCTAA
- the ippk gene encoding inositol-pentakisphosphate 2-kinase isoform X2 — protein sequence MELDKMDENDWKYHGEGNKSLVVSNVQHARVLRLLKYSTEDAENSHKTTEQAFRHIQNIVDYSLNVMKPLLGEKFVHDGEAVKLPLDFVRQLSLKVQQERPESRCDKVMDTFSGCALCLPNLTQLSCCCSREHRPPLCIEIKPKCGFLPSSRHVTKEIKSKVCRFCMHQHFKLANGKWKRLSRYCPLDLFSGNKQRMCLAIKHLIEEPQNNFKIFKGGECIYSCKDDADVLQDLDDLAQHLRPYFLPSGSLINGHQSSKVVLNELIQVIVSALLSSWEPRKAQLSEGRVRCEASLLHRDLLRNSPGNHCLPKDCVLDKILGTQMLDSLDIEGLNPLFKRVEQHLQDFPKESSLQIDGPYSQSFLEKVQNCPTEDDGSVEYAVGKVHQYRVAMTAKDCSIMITIATCGEDDGLDQSLEIQPTKPRFTYSVSILDLDPKPYESIPHQSRLDSRIVSHYLRSPLPNNQELANQSLFLGRDRDGEDCTLVFHPV from the exons ATGGAACTGGACAAAATGGACGAGAACGACTGGAAATACCACGGAGAGGGCAACAAAAGCCTAGTGGTTTCTAATGTCCAG CACGCCAGAGTCCTTCGGCTCCTGAAGTATTCTACAGAAGATGCCGAAAACTCGCATAAG ACAACAGAACAAGCTTTCCGACACATACAGAACATAGTTGACTATAGTCTAAATGTCATGAAGCCACTGCTGGGGGAGAAATTTGTCCACGACGGA GAGGCTGTGAAGCTCCCGTTAGACTTTGTCCGACAGCTGTCGTTGAAGGTCCAGCAGGAAAGGCCAG AGTCTCGCTGTGATAAAGTGATGGATACGTTTAGTGGATGTGCCTTGTGTCTGCCGAACCTCACCCAGCTCTCCTGTTGCTGCAGCAGAGAACACAGACCTCCTCTCTGTATAGAGATTAAG CCCAAATGTGGGTTTCTCCCGTCCTCCAGACACGTTACGAAGGAAATTAAAAGCAAGGTGTGCCGGTTCTGTATGCATCAACATTTTAAG TTAGCCAATGGAAAGTGGAAACGGCTGAGCCGGTACTGTCCCTTGGACCTGTTCTCAGG GAACAAACAGAGAATGTGCCTAGCCATCAAGCACTTGATAGAGGAACCTCAAAACAACTTTAAAATCTTCAAG ggTGGAGAGTGTATCTACAGCTGTAAGGATGATGCAGACGTGTTACAGGACCTAGATGACTTGGCTCAGCATCTACGGCCGTACTTCCTTCCTAGTGGCAGCCTTATCAACGGACACCAGTCCAGTAAG GTGGTTCTGAACGAGTTGATCCAGGTGATCGTGAGCGCCCTGTTGAGCTCCTGGGAGCCCAGGAAGGCGCAACTGTCTGAGGGCAGAGTGAGGTGTGAGGCCAGCCTCCTGCACCGGGACCTGCTacgcaaca GTCCAGGTAACCACTGCCTACCCAAAGATTGTGTCCTGGACAAAATCCTGGGAACTCAGATGCTGGATAGCTTAGACATCGAGGGGTTAAACCCCCTGTTCAAACGAGTAGAGCAGCATCTACAGGACTTTCCCAAAGAGAG CAGTCTTCAGATAGACGGGCCGTACAGCCAGAGCTTCCTGGAGAAGGTCCAGAACTGTCCAACCGAAGACGACGGCTCTGTCGAGTACGCCGTCGGAAAG GTCCACCAGTACAGAGTTGCCATGACAGCCAAGGACTGCTCTATCATGATCACCATAGCAACCTGCGGGGAGGACGACGG GTTGGACCAGAGCCTGGAGATCCAGCCTACCAAACCTCGCTTCACCTACTCCGTGTCCATCCTAGACTTGGACCCTAAACCCTACGAGAGCATCCCTCACCAGAGCAGACTGGACTCCAGGATAGTTAGCCACTACCTGAGGAGCCCCCTGCCCAACAACCAGGAACTAGCCAATCAGAGCCTCTTCCTGGGCCGGGACAGAGACGGAGAGGACTGTACTCTGGTGTTCCATCCTGTATAA
- the si:dkey-42i9.4 gene encoding protein BTG1 isoform X2: MHSVAYKITRQVCIQSHDHYKHHWFPNAPCRGSAYRCIRINENHKMDPVIGEAAGTIGLTREQLFSLLPSELTMWVDPYEVSYRIGEDGSICVLYESEPSSSSSSSTASNQSQGDSNNRAGSCKGELRVGMGRSKKPKSFTMIRISSS; encoded by the exons ATGCATAGCGTAGCCTATAAGATCACCAGACAAGTATGCATTCAATCACATG ATCACTACAAGCACCACTGGTTCCCTAACGCTCCCTGCCGGGGCTCAGCTTACAGATGCATCAGAATCAATGAGAACCACAAGATGGACCCGGTGATCGGGGAGGCCGCCGGCACCATTGGACTGACCAGAGAACAGCTCTTCTCCCTTCTGCCCAGCGAGCTCACCATGTGGGTGGACCCGTACGAGGTGTCGTACAGGATCGGAGAGGACGGCTCCATCTGCGTCCTCTATGAATCTgagccatcatcatcatcatcatcatctacaGCCTCTAACCAGAGCCAAGGGGACAGCAACAACAGAGCAGGCAGTTGCAAAGGTGAACTGAGAGTGGGGATGGGGAGGTCCAAAAAGCCCAAGTCCTTCACCATGATAAGGATCTCCAGTAGCTAA